The proteins below come from a single Branchiostoma floridae strain S238N-H82 chromosome 5, Bfl_VNyyK, whole genome shotgun sequence genomic window:
- the LOC118416907 gene encoding mesencephalic astrocyte-derived neurotrophic factor homolog, giving the protein MNVSVLCVCVSFAVFSLLAGRAQAKAKSDDDCEVCIKFLTRLSDSIPEEDASNMDKIEKHLRKACKTAKGKENRFCYYIGATEDAATGIVNEVTKPMSWRKPVNKVCHALKSKDAQICDLKYEKSIDWKTVDLKKLRVKELKKILNDWGEECKGCAEKSDFIKLIETLKPKYVPHSEL; this is encoded by the exons ATGAACGTATCCGtactctgtgtctgtgtctcctTCGCTGTTTTCAGCTTACTCGCTGGAAGAGCTCAGGCGAAGGCGAAATCAGACGATGACTGCGAAG tttgcatCAAGTTCTTGACGAGGTTGTCTGATAGCATCCCTGAGGAGGATGCCAGCAACATGGACAAGATTGAGAAACATCTCAGGAAAGCTTGTAAAACTGCTAAAGGCAAAGAGAACCGCTTT TGCTACTACATTGGAGCAACTGAAGATGCTGCCACAGGGATTGTGAATGAGGTGACCAAACCCATGTCCTGGAGGAAGCCTGTCAACAAAGTCTGTCATGCCCTCAAAAGCAAGGATGCTCAGATATGTGACCTGAAATATG AGAAAAGTATTGACTGGAAAACAGTGGACCTGAAGAAGCTGAGGGTGAAAGAGCTGAAGAAGATCCTGAACGACTGGGGAGAGGAATGCAAGGGCTGTGCCGAGAAAAGTGACTTTATAAAACTCATAGAAACGCTAAAACCCAAATACGTTCCTCATTCTGAATTGTAG